TGAAGAGGATCTGTTCCATACACATATTTCTCAGGCGCCTTATTACCCGTAAACGCCGGCAACTTGTCCTTGTTGGCGTTCAGCCATTGCATCAGAATGGCCGCCTGCTCATAGGTCACCTTCTGGTCTCCCGATTGCCCGGTCACCATTTGGTTCAGCATGTCCTGCACATCCTGGTTGACAAACACCTGTCCTCCGCTGTTCGGATCCCACCTCACCGATGCGCCCAACGCCTGGGACACATACCGGAGCGGAACCAAAGTGCGGTCATTGACAATCGTCGAAGGCACATCCATCGTCAGCGGATGTCCGTTCACATCCAGCACGTTTTTCCCAATGGAGATCTTGACGGTGATGCCATCTTTTTGGGCAATGGCGGTGCGAGTGGCGCCATCCCAGGTCACTGTTGCTCCCAGCGTCTCAAGCAAGGCCCGGAACGGAACATACGTGCGATCCTGGATGATCTGCGGGCTTACGTCCGTGAACTGGACTTGCTTTCCGTTGAAAAAGACATTCGGGCTC
The nucleotide sequence above comes from Effusibacillus pohliae DSM 22757. Encoded proteins:
- a CDS encoding copper amine oxidase N-terminal domain-containing protein; amino-acid sequence: MQRSLKQTLATLLLAGAAMAANLQAASAAESPNVFFNGKQVQFTDVSPQIIQDRTYVPFRALLETLGATVTWDGATRTAIAQKDGITVKISIGKNVLDVNGHPLTMDVPSTIVNDRTLVPLRYVSQALGASVRWDPNSGGQVFVNQDVQDMLNQMVTGQSGDQKVTYEQAAILMQWLNANKDKLPAFTGNKAPEKYVYGTDPLHNPDESQFERPFVGNGKVMWYVPRTYVTTGVYRIEELELHQAPVTNVDDIDPHVLAIIYTVWDTTSTKYHNSTTPTYAGAEVNHYLPNLK